A genomic segment from Flavobacterium sp. 9R encodes:
- a CDS encoding glycosyltransferase: MTLDSSSKTILIAPLNWGLGHATRCIPIIKALQENNFTPIIASDGIALELLKKEFPYIQTLQLPSYQIEYAKNGKNFKWKLIQSLPRMLEAIREEKKLVQKWVTKYEIDGIISDNRLGVFSAKIPSVFITHQLNVMTGNTTWFTSKLHQIIIKKYKQCWVPDVAGTPNLTGDLGHLNGKHFPVRYIGPLSRLHKKDSPKLYDLMIILSGPEPQRGILEEKLTEEVKRFKGKVVFIKGIIEKTQVKETVGDVTFYNFMNTRQLEQTFNESEYVLCRSGYTTIMDLVKLGKKAFFIPTPGQYEQEYLAVKLDQERIVPFANQKDFTIEMLSKIADYKGLSEMDTTIDWEELFEVFNKKD, translated from the coding sequence ATGACTTTGGATTCTAGCTCAAAAACGATACTCATCGCTCCATTAAACTGGGGCTTAGGCCACGCCACACGCTGCATTCCAATTATAAAGGCGCTGCAAGAAAACAATTTCACGCCCATCATCGCCTCTGATGGTATAGCACTCGAATTGTTAAAAAAAGAATTCCCTTACATTCAAACCCTACAACTTCCCTCCTACCAAATAGAATATGCCAAGAATGGCAAAAATTTCAAATGGAAACTCATTCAAAGTTTGCCTAGAATGCTCGAAGCCATAAGAGAAGAGAAGAAATTAGTTCAAAAATGGGTAACCAAATACGAAATAGATGGAATCATTTCAGATAATAGATTAGGTGTGTTTAGCGCCAAAATACCCTCTGTTTTTATCACCCATCAATTGAATGTAATGACCGGAAACACTACTTGGTTTACTAGCAAATTACATCAAATCATCATTAAAAAATACAAACAATGTTGGGTCCCCGATGTGGCTGGAACACCTAACCTAACAGGCGATTTGGGCCACTTAAACGGAAAACATTTTCCAGTGCGTTACATTGGTCCACTAAGTCGTTTACACAAAAAAGACAGCCCAAAACTATACGATTTGATGATTATTCTTTCGGGGCCTGAACCCCAAAGAGGCATCCTAGAAGAGAAATTAACCGAAGAGGTAAAACGTTTCAAAGGCAAAGTGGTTTTCATCAAAGGAATTATCGAAAAGACACAAGTTAAAGAAACAGTAGGTGACGTAACTTTTTACAATTTTATGAATACCCGCCAGTTAGAACAAACCTTTAACGAAAGTGAATACGTCCTTTGTCGCTCAGGCTATACCACCATTATGGACTTGGTAAAACTAGGCAAAAAAGCCTTTTTTATTCCCACTCCCGGACAATACGAACAAGAGTATTTGGCAGTCAAACTAGACCAAGAACGCATTGTTCCTTTTGCCAATCAAAAAGATTTTACAATAGAAATGCTGTCAAAAATTGCCGATTACAAAGGCCTTTCAGAAATGGATACCACAATAGATTGGGAAGAACTTTTTGAGGTTTTTAATAAGAAAGATTAA